From a single Sulfolobus sp. E5-1-F genomic region:
- the coaBC gene encoding bifunctional phosphopantothenoylcysteine decarboxylase/phosphopantothenate--cysteine ligase CoaBC yields MHTYMAHPSKKIIGSVSKELADKKVLLAVTGSVAIYKSLDLARSLMRNGAEVSVIMSKDAAKLISPEMFKWATGKDVVAKLTGDLEHVSLAEDNDVMIIAPSTANTIVKIAYGIADTPITATALNFVGMKKPLIIVPSMHLQMYISPQVADAVNRLKGIGVEIIEPDIIGDLAHYPELEYLAGRITSFILRGKDLSGLNILVTAGPTREYLDSVRFVSNPSSGTMGISIANEAYFRGANVRVICGPISSKLEPYVRDIVRIETTEEMLNEVVKSIENDKFSVVILAGAPADYKFKNRFDSKIDSHTEIPKVELERTPKISEYIRKYNILLVGFSAETVNSDEELVEKAKIKMRRHGFDLIVANNVRRKDIGFSSEYNEVIVIDKAGNVRKIEKDFKTVVARKILDIVKEQLKR; encoded by the coding sequence ATGCACACATATATGGCTCATCCTTCAAAGAAAATAATTGGAAGTGTAAGTAAGGAACTAGCTGACAAAAAGGTATTATTAGCAGTAACTGGAAGCGTAGCAATATATAAGTCATTGGATTTAGCCAGAAGTTTAATGAGGAATGGTGCAGAAGTGAGCGTTATCATGAGTAAAGATGCAGCGAAACTAATTTCTCCAGAGATGTTTAAGTGGGCTACTGGGAAGGATGTGGTTGCTAAGCTTACTGGTGACTTAGAACACGTTTCATTAGCAGAAGATAATGATGTGATGATTATAGCTCCATCTACTGCGAATACTATAGTAAAGATAGCTTATGGAATAGCTGATACGCCAATAACTGCTACTGCATTGAATTTTGTTGGTATGAAAAAACCCTTAATCATAGTTCCTTCAATGCATTTACAAATGTATATTTCACCTCAGGTCGCAGATGCTGTAAATAGGTTAAAGGGGATAGGAGTAGAGATAATAGAACCAGATATAATAGGAGATTTAGCGCATTATCCGGAATTAGAGTACCTAGCTGGCAGAATAACCTCATTTATTTTGAGAGGAAAAGACTTATCTGGACTTAATATATTAGTTACTGCTGGGCCTACACGTGAGTACTTAGACTCTGTCAGGTTTGTTTCAAATCCTAGTAGCGGAACTATGGGGATATCTATTGCGAATGAAGCTTATTTTAGAGGAGCAAATGTTAGAGTTATTTGTGGTCCTATAAGTTCTAAGCTAGAGCCTTACGTTAGGGATATAGTGCGCATAGAGACAACTGAGGAAATGCTTAATGAAGTTGTAAAAAGTATAGAAAATGATAAGTTTAGTGTTGTAATTTTAGCAGGAGCTCCTGCTGATTATAAGTTTAAAAACAGATTTGACAGTAAGATAGATAGTCATACAGAAATACCTAAGGTTGAATTAGAAAGAACACCAAAAATTTCTGAATATATTAGGAAATATAATATATTATTGGTTGGTTTTTCTGCGGAGACTGTAAATTCTGATGAGGAGTTAGTAGAGAAAGCTAAAATTAAGATGAGAAGACACGGATTTGATTTAATTGTGGCAAATAATGTTAGGAGGAAGGATATAGGATTTTCATCAGAATATAACGAAGTTATAGTTATAGATAAGGCTGGTAATGTAAGGAAGATAGAAAAGGATTTTAAGACAGTAGTAGCGAGGAAGATATTGGATATAGTGAAGGAGCAATTAAAAAGATGA